One genomic segment of Thunnus albacares chromosome 18, fThuAlb1.1, whole genome shotgun sequence includes these proteins:
- the LOC122969046 gene encoding hatching enzyme 1.2-like has protein sequence MKLSLFSAVLALLLGLSAQNDSLVRLHEEGVKTKEAVHLDITSRILEANKGVNRVLVEGDVALSKKRNAMKCLSGYCKWKKSYNGLVEVPYSISDYFYDSEKSTIEKAMQTFHEKTCIRFVPHHGQSDYLSIESELGCWTTVGRDGGQQVVSLSVFGCLHHGIIQHELLHTLGFHHEHNRSDRDQYVRINWENIPAANSFDFHKKDTSNLNTPYDYSSVMHYGRTAFSSGGDTITPIPDPSVPIGQRDDMSDIDILRINRLYECSEYRSH, from the exons ATGAAACTGAGTCTCTTCTCTGCTGTTCTGGCCCTGCTGCTTGGCCTTTCAGCACAAAACGACTCCTTG GTGCGACTGCATGAGGAAG GTGTGAAGACCAAGGAGGCTGTCCATTTAGACATAACTTCAAGAATTCTGGAGGCAAATAAAG GCGTCAACCGTGTTCTGGTGGAAGGTGATGTCGCTCTGTCAAAGAAGAGGAATGCCATGAAATGCCTGAGTGGCTACTGCAAATGGAAAAAGTCCTACAATGGACTGGTTGAAGTACCCTACAGCATCAGTGATTACTTCT ATGATAGTGAAAAGTCCACAATTGAGAAAGCTATGCAAACTTTCCACGAGAAAACCTGCATTCGCTTTGTCCCTCATCATGGCCAGTCTGACTACCTGAGCATTGAGAGTGAACTTGG GTGCTGGACTACCGTTGGCAGAGATGGAGGGCAGCAGGtggtttctctgtctgtgtttggctGTCTTCATCATGGCATCATTCAGCACGAGCTCCTCCACACACTGGGCTTCCACCATGAGCATAACAGGAGTGACAGGGACCAGTATGTCAGGATCAACTGGGAAAATATCCCAGCAG CAAATTCCTTTGACTTCCACAAAAAGGACACCAGCAACTTGAACACACCATATGACTATTCATCTGTTATGCATTATGGAAG GACTGCTTTCTCATCAGGAGGAGACACCATTACTCCTATTCCAGATCCCTCTGTGCCAATAGGACAGAGGGATGACATGTCTGATATTGATATCCTAAGGATCAATAGGTTATACGAATGCAGTGAGTATAGAAGTCATTAA